One genomic window of Candidatus Hydrogenedentota bacterium includes the following:
- a CDS encoding thiamine pyrophosphate-binding protein, translated as ERAAVVCSIGPGPLQAVAASIAPASDGIGVWFLLGDETTEDEGPNMQQIPKPRQSLFLQFCSAIGEAYCLHTPWAIGTALRRGQNTVDHPHRAGPFFLLMPLNTQPCPLPRFNLDELPGGAPPRLGAAGDEGMYGETAEALRCAHRVVVKVGGGARNAGPELLEFLELADAVAVTSPLVSGVIPFLHPRNMTVGGSKGSISGNYAMEEADLLVAIGTRAVCQSDCSRTGYPKAQRVININADLDAATHYNKTIALVGDAAATLRRLNEELRRAPKRGAGEVSAWFKACRAKREEWDAFREARYAAPVLNDEVWGGPVLTQPAVIKTVTDWARAHDAVCFFDAGDVQANGFQIVEDDRLGRTFTETGASYMGFAVSALLATALTEKAFYGVALSGDGSFTMNPQILIDGVLHGATGCIVLLDNRRMGAITGLQYAQFGAEYATGDTVEVDYVAWGGAIKGVNALFGGRSMAELESALRKAFAYNGLSLIHVPVYFGSDPLGGMGVFGRWNVGNWCENVQRMRHEVGL; from the coding sequence GAAAGGGCCGCGGTGGTGTGCTCGATTGGCCCCGGCCCGCTGCAAGCGGTCGCGGCGTCGATTGCGCCCGCGAGCGACGGCATCGGCGTCTGGTTCCTGCTCGGCGATGAAACGACCGAGGACGAAGGGCCGAATATGCAGCAGATTCCGAAGCCGCGCCAGAGTCTGTTCCTTCAGTTCTGCAGCGCCATCGGCGAGGCGTATTGCCTGCACACGCCCTGGGCCATTGGCACGGCGCTGCGGCGCGGGCAGAACACCGTGGACCATCCGCATCGCGCGGGGCCGTTTTTCCTGCTAATGCCGTTGAACACGCAGCCGTGCCCGCTGCCGCGTTTCAATCTGGACGAACTGCCCGGGGGCGCGCCGCCGCGCTTGGGCGCAGCCGGCGACGAGGGCATGTACGGCGAGACTGCGGAGGCGCTGCGGTGCGCCCATCGCGTGGTGGTGAAAGTGGGAGGGGGCGCGCGCAACGCAGGGCCGGAGTTGCTCGAGTTTCTGGAACTGGCTGACGCCGTCGCGGTGACGAGTCCGCTCGTGTCGGGCGTGATCCCATTCCTGCATCCGCGCAACATGACCGTGGGCGGCTCGAAAGGCAGCATCAGCGGCAACTACGCGATGGAAGAGGCGGACCTGCTCGTCGCCATCGGCACACGCGCCGTGTGCCAGTCCGACTGCTCGCGCACCGGCTACCCGAAGGCGCAGCGCGTCATCAACATCAACGCGGACCTGGATGCCGCGACGCACTACAACAAGACCATCGCGCTCGTGGGTGATGCCGCGGCGACGTTGCGCCGCCTGAACGAAGAACTGCGCCGTGCGCCGAAACGCGGCGCAGGCGAGGTGTCCGCGTGGTTCAAGGCGTGCCGCGCGAAGCGCGAGGAGTGGGACGCGTTCCGTGAGGCACGCTATGCAGCCCCGGTGTTGAACGACGAGGTGTGGGGCGGGCCCGTATTGACGCAGCCCGCAGTCATCAAGACCGTCACTGACTGGGCCCGCGCGCATGACGCAGTGTGCTTCTTCGACGCGGGCGACGTGCAGGCGAACGGGTTCCAGATTGTCGAAGACGACCGGCTGGGCCGCACCTTCACCGAGACTGGGGCGAGCTACATGGGCTTCGCCGTGTCCGCGCTACTGGCGACGGCGTTGACGGAAAAAGCGTTCTACGGCGTTGCGCTCAGCGGCGACGGCTCGTTCACGATGAACCCGCAGATACTCATCGACGGCGTCTTGCACGGCGCGACCGGCTGCATCGTGCTCCTCGACAATCGGCGCATGGGCGCGATCACCGGCCTGCAATACGCGCAGTTCGGCGCGGAATACGCCACGGGCGACACCGTCGAAGTCGACTATGTCGCGTGGGGCGGGGCGATCAAAGGCGTCAACGCGCTTTTCGGCGGGCGCAGCATGGCGGAGCTCGAATCCGCTCTCAGAAAAGCCTTTGCATACAATGGCCTTTCGCTGATCCACGTGCCCGTGTACTTCGGGTCCGATCCTCTTGGAGGCATGGGTGTCTTCGGCCGCTGGAATGTCGGAAACTGGTGCGAAAACGTGCAGCGGATGCGACATGAAGTGGGACTGTAA